A single Leptospiraceae bacterium DNA region contains:
- a CDS encoding response regulator, whose product MEKGFIICVDDEENVIKTLKEQLSYYFSETHEIEVALSGEEAWEIIQDILREGGSVEVIITDQVMPGMKGSELLEKVHQILPDTIKILLTGQAGLQDTIEAINKGGLNYFIEKPWEPEELHLQVERLIKKYKENVENHRLIKKLEARVKELEELLIEKVKEE is encoded by the coding sequence ATGGAAAAAGGATTTATCATTTGTGTTGATGATGAGGAAAATGTAATCAAGACTCTAAAAGAACAATTATCATATTATTTTTCAGAAACTCATGAAATTGAAGTGGCATTAAGTGGAGAAGAAGCTTGGGAAATCATCCAAGACATCCTCAGAGAGGGTGGCTCTGTGGAAGTTATTATTACCGATCAAGTGATGCCGGGGATGAAGGGAAGCGAACTACTCGAAAAAGTCCACCAAATCCTTCCCGACACCATCAAGATACTTTTAACAGGACAGGCCGGATTACAAGATACCATTGAAGCCATCAACAAAGGTGGTTTGAACTACTTCATCGAAAAACCTTGGGAACCCGAAGAACTACATTTACAAGTAGAAAGACTCATCAAGAAATATAAAGAAAACGTAGAAAATCATCGATTGATAAAAAAGCTGGAAGCAAGAGTCAAAGAATTAGAAGAATTGCTGATAGAAAAAGTAAAAGAAGAATGA
- a CDS encoding tetratricopeptide repeat protein: MRFFVFLVFISFSSLFSLEERDHVYVFESYQALRPKKMILVGEIKSKVKSTKTELKDEPIKEYDVRKDVVLVKLYNKKGIRVGQKLYIVYKDLHQKYRNALLVGEIIVNAILYHPLYGLALLGEGNLLRVREGYFVVRDLESENLEKAHLIKRKGDSEYYRGNTEKAIEEYTRALQQDNTLVDAHFALGRVYYSEYLKKPQDVMLRNALKEFEIAWDLRNQFHTNKDKYEYYKLYYSSLLEMFLSFDFQEAQKEKKAILDSFIRMKEIAEECQIISDDLECKKAKAIPLYYEYRFYSDEATKEQRQKFDQLRGELGQLLKSIEDEENQRQYLKVQEYLAGEVKYIEPFIDLPQYEYVFIHFYFELYKELDSFKQWKEKQKLKEILRTHIQRYFLFTKDNPKYHQQNQKILFIKNALESN, encoded by the coding sequence ATGAGGTTTTTCGTTTTTTTGGTTTTTATTTCTTTTTCTTCTTTGTTTTCTTTGGAAGAGAGAGATCATGTTTATGTGTTTGAGTCCTATCAAGCGTTGCGTCCCAAAAAAATGATTTTAGTGGGAGAAATTAAATCAAAAGTAAAATCCACCAAGACAGAACTCAAAGATGAGCCAATTAAAGAATATGATGTAAGAAAAGACGTAGTGTTGGTAAAACTTTACAACAAAAAAGGAATTAGAGTTGGACAGAAGTTATATATAGTTTATAAAGATTTACATCAAAAATACAGAAATGCTTTGCTTGTGGGGGAAATAATAGTAAATGCGATTTTGTATCATCCTTTATATGGTTTGGCTTTACTTGGGGAAGGAAACTTGCTTCGAGTAAGAGAAGGGTATTTTGTGGTTCGTGATTTGGAATCAGAAAATTTAGAAAAAGCCCATTTGATCAAACGAAAAGGGGATAGTGAATATTATCGAGGCAACACAGAAAAAGCGATTGAAGAATACACAAGAGCTCTCCAGCAAGATAATACCTTGGTGGATGCTCATTTTGCCTTGGGGAGGGTCTATTACTCAGAATACTTAAAAAAACCTCAAGATGTGATGCTACGAAATGCTTTAAAAGAATTCGAGATTGCATGGGACTTACGAAATCAATTCCACACAAACAAAGACAAGTATGAATACTATAAACTTTACTATTCATCTTTGTTGGAAATGTTTTTATCGTTTGATTTTCAAGAGGCTCAAAAAGAAAAAAAAGCTATATTGGATTCTTTCATTCGAATGAAAGAAATCGCAGAAGAATGCCAAATCATCAGCGATGATTTAGAATGTAAAAAGGCAAAGGCAATACCACTGTATTACGAATATCGTTTTTATTCTGATGAAGCTACCAAAGAACAACGGCAAAAGTTCGATCAATTGCGAGGAGAATTAGGACAGCTTTTGAAATCCATCGAAGACGAAGAAAACCAAAGGCAGTATTTGAAAGTTCAGGAATATCTTGCGGGAGAGGTGAAATATATTGAACCTTTTATCGACCTTCCTCAGTATGAATATGTTTTTATTCACTTTTATTTTGAGCTATATAAAGAATTAGATTCTTTTAAGCAATGGAAAGAAAAACAAAAGCTCAAAGAAATCTTAAGGACTCACATTCAAAGGTATTTTCTTTTCACAAAAGATAATCCCAAATATCACCAACAAAATCAGAAAATTCTTTTCATCAAAAATGCTTTGGAGTCAAACTAA
- the tgt gene encoding tRNA guanosine(34) transglycosylase Tgt, translated as MKPFELISVDSTSYARYGKMNFSNENGVFSIPTPMFMPVGTRGSVKAIWQDQLEEIGYRLILGNTYHLYLRPGTSIEQLGGLKKFISWSGAILTDSGGFQVYSLSRIRKFHEDGVMFQSYFDGSKHFLSPESVIDFQFLLDSDIMMVLDDCPPANSDKKRIRESLDRTHRWAKRSKEHFERKKKETDSNSNWKKKQLFGIVQGGIFEDTRLESLEFIESLQFDGIAVGGLSVGEEKEDFYRILSFLGPKLNPQKVHYLMGVGSIKDILYAVYYGFDIFDCVLPTRNARHGHAYTWSGKLNIKNSHFKLDTKPIDEKCDCRVCRRYSRAYIRHLYNTKELLAYELLTYHNLYFYFHFFEKMREAIMKKTFKEFFENFINLNW; from the coding sequence ATGAAACCGTTTGAACTTATCTCGGTAGATTCTACTTCTTATGCTCGTTATGGTAAAATGAATTTTTCTAACGAAAATGGGGTGTTTTCTATTCCGACTCCTATGTTTATGCCCGTTGGAACCCGAGGGAGCGTGAAAGCCATTTGGCAGGATCAACTCGAAGAAATCGGATATAGGCTAATTTTGGGAAATACGTATCATTTGTATTTACGTCCAGGCACTTCCATCGAACAATTGGGGGGCTTAAAGAAATTCATTTCTTGGAGCGGGGCAATACTGACAGATAGTGGTGGTTTTCAAGTATATAGTTTGTCGAGGATTCGAAAGTTCCACGAAGATGGAGTTATGTTTCAGAGCTACTTTGATGGTTCTAAGCATTTCTTGAGTCCAGAGAGTGTGATAGATTTTCAGTTTTTGTTGGATTCAGATATCATGATGGTGTTGGATGATTGTCCTCCAGCAAATAGCGATAAAAAAAGAATTCGTGAGTCTTTGGATCGAACTCATCGGTGGGCAAAACGCTCTAAAGAACACTTTGAACGAAAAAAAAAAGAAACTGACTCAAACTCGAACTGGAAGAAAAAGCAGCTCTTTGGGATTGTCCAAGGTGGGATCTTCGAGGATACACGTCTTGAGTCATTAGAATTTATTGAATCCCTTCAGTTCGATGGAATTGCTGTTGGAGGTTTAAGTGTTGGTGAAGAAAAAGAAGACTTTTATCGCATTCTTTCGTTTTTAGGACCAAAGCTAAATCCCCAAAAGGTTCACTATCTAATGGGTGTGGGAAGTATCAAAGATATTCTTTATGCTGTCTATTATGGTTTCGATATATTTGATTGTGTTCTTCCAACGAGGAATGCTCGACATGGTCATGCCTATACGTGGAGTGGAAAGTTAAATATCAAAAATTCTCATTTTAAACTTGATACGAAGCCTATTGATGAAAAGTGTGATTGTAGAGTCTGTCGTCGTTATAGTAGAGCTTATATACGTCATCTATACAATACAAAAGAGCTCTTAGCTTATGAACTATTAACATATCACAATTTGTATTTTTATTTTCATTTTTTTGAAAAAATGAGGGAAGCCATTATGAAAAAAACCTTCAAAGAGTTTTTTGAAAATTTTATAAATCTTAACTGGTAA
- a CDS encoding STAS domain-containing protein has protein sequence MEISRRESGDIVILDVNGEIDLYNAPEIKDTINKLIEEKKYNVVINLDKVSYIDSSGIGALISSLSNLKKYQGGLKICNVSGSVRKVFELTKLTSFFEIYDTETEAISAFKK, from the coding sequence ATGGAGATTTCAAGAAGAGAGAGTGGAGATATAGTGATCCTTGATGTTAATGGTGAAATCGATTTATATAATGCTCCAGAGATTAAAGATACTATTAATAAATTGATTGAAGAAAAAAAATACAATGTTGTCATCAATCTCGATAAGGTTTCTTATATTGACTCATCAGGAATTGGAGCTCTGATTTCGAGCCTATCAAATTTAAAAAAATATCAGGGTGGATTAAAGATTTGTAATGTTTCTGGTTCCGTGCGAAAAGTGTTTGAACTGACGAAGTTGACTTCATTTTTCGAAATTTACGATACAGAAACAGAAGCTATATCGGCTTTCAAAAAATAG
- a CDS encoding LysM peptidoglycan-binding domain-containing protein produces the protein MKSINYSISNVIYFSLVLFSVFYCSKPVPVEDVVIAREAIDEISQYNVSGKSQEYYNKAVEELKLSHSFLPQEKYEDAKEKAQSSFLFSRLSLYEWYPKLFDQYEKQIQEKQQRADELNAEIHAKGDFETSKSFLQEAKELRNKLAEFSLKQEEINAIEKSDYKDAKQKEDIQKKLNSHILLNKEIEEKYEKSLRSANVAVETSLVQKGEYINRLNSLERKWKTAKEYQVEKYEPEISAVIEGRISETREQIQNEKLKVAYQNLLILEEDIGQVYQTSLERYSGEILKIAQKSLDNTEKNVKASSGALKRFQKEQNINEILLAARESKQNAEKEYENKQFETSIHYSKETIDLTKIINEMLKDVNVSYQRALAEEERRKKEELAAKEKEIHERQTIQETVSQTKSELIDENIKLIYTVRKTKPAESLWRIAGKKEIYNNPRKWPKIYDANKDQIKDPDLIYPGQKLKIPKE, from the coding sequence ATGAAATCAATTAATTATTCTATTTCTAATGTAATTTATTTTTCTTTGGTTTTGTTTTCTGTTTTCTATTGTAGTAAGCCTGTACCTGTTGAAGATGTAGTGATTGCTCGAGAAGCAATTGACGAAATTAGCCAATACAACGTTTCGGGGAAATCCCAAGAATACTATAATAAGGCTGTCGAGGAATTGAAGTTGTCTCATTCATTCCTACCACAAGAAAAATATGAAGATGCGAAGGAAAAAGCGCAGAGTTCTTTTTTATTTTCACGTTTATCTTTGTATGAATGGTATCCGAAACTTTTTGATCAATACGAGAAACAAATCCAAGAAAAACAACAAAGAGCTGATGAGTTAAATGCTGAAATTCATGCAAAAGGAGATTTTGAGACCTCAAAATCTTTTCTTCAAGAGGCAAAGGAATTAAGAAACAAATTAGCAGAGTTCAGTCTTAAACAAGAAGAAATTAATGCCATCGAAAAATCCGATTATAAAGATGCAAAACAGAAAGAAGATATACAAAAGAAATTGAATTCTCATATTTTATTGAATAAAGAAATTGAAGAAAAATACGAGAAGTCTTTAAGATCTGCTAATGTAGCTGTTGAAACATCCTTGGTACAGAAAGGTGAATATATAAATCGACTTAATTCCCTAGAAAGAAAATGGAAGACTGCAAAAGAATATCAAGTTGAGAAATATGAGCCAGAAATTAGCGCAGTCATTGAAGGAAGGATTTCTGAAACACGTGAACAGATCCAAAATGAAAAGTTGAAAGTAGCTTATCAAAATCTCTTGATTTTAGAAGAAGATATTGGGCAGGTTTATCAAACTTCATTAGAGAGATACTCGGGAGAAATTTTAAAAATTGCTCAAAAATCCCTTGATAATACAGAAAAAAATGTAAAGGCATCATCAGGTGCTTTAAAGAGATTTCAAAAAGAGCAAAACATAAATGAAATCCTACTAGCAGCAAGAGAATCCAAACAGAATGCCGAAAAGGAATACGAAAACAAGCAATTTGAAACTTCTATTCATTATTCAAAAGAAACAATTGATTTAACTAAAATCATCAATGAAATGTTGAAAGATGTAAATGTTTCTTATCAAAGAGCTTTAGCTGAAGAAGAAAGAAGAAAAAAAGAAGAATTGGCTGCAAAAGAAAAAGAAATCCATGAAAGACAAACAATTCAAGAAACTGTTTCCCAAACAAAATCAGAACTAATAGATGAAAACATCAAACTTATTTACACTGTGCGAAAAACAAAACCAGCAGAGAGTTTATGGAGAATAGCAGGAAAAAAAGAAATCTACAACAACCCAAGAAAATGGCCTAAAATTTATGATGCAAATAAAGATCAAATCAAAGACCCGGACTTAATATATCCAGGTCAAAAACTAAAAATTCCAAAGGAATAG
- a CDS encoding DUF1343 domain-containing protein, translating to MIKKDYQNVLKEPTCEIYRFPSFEVFQSYDENRICVYSLKNRNQDIQKKLKNKIYDISTYEVITGLDIAEKSNFEFLEEHSFALFTNATGLNRNLKSTLDILIENGYFPKLLIEPEHGIYSAEDQKFSSIIRIEKTYSIPILSLYSEIKKPPLALLKDIDTILIDLKNLPVRCYTYVSTLTYLLEVADQLHKEVIILDRPHPYGIWKPMGGFLQEEYRSFVGEAPVPFLYNLTPAEYSIFLTKYKLKNLKLKIIKMEYFDPKDTQWVLGNIWINPSPNIPDLETALIYPGLVFFEGTPLSVGRGTTKPFIYSGAPWLNHKEVIQELQKLSLKGIKVGLVEFRPTYSVYKGELCKGIQIHPISKELNPLEIGYEYMRIIRKLHPDKFYFKQSQEQFFIDKLWGSDLYRKSIEHDLNYKEFENLWKSESLVFEDLIKDILIYR from the coding sequence ATGATAAAAAAAGATTATCAAAATGTTTTGAAAGAACCAACTTGTGAAATCTATCGATTTCCTTCTTTTGAAGTTTTTCAGAGTTATGATGAAAATCGAATTTGTGTATATTCTCTAAAAAACAGAAATCAAGATATTCAAAAAAAATTAAAAAATAAAATATATGATATCTCAACATATGAGGTCATAACAGGCTTAGACATTGCTGAGAAGTCAAATTTCGAATTCCTTGAAGAACATTCTTTTGCTTTGTTTACCAATGCAACAGGATTGAATCGAAATCTTAAAAGTACTTTGGACATTCTTATTGAAAATGGCTATTTCCCCAAACTTCTTATAGAACCAGAGCATGGAATATATAGCGCAGAAGATCAAAAATTTTCTTCTATAATCCGAATAGAAAAAACTTATTCTATTCCCATCTTGAGTCTTTACTCAGAAATCAAAAAACCTCCTTTAGCATTATTAAAAGACATTGATACAATACTGATTGATTTAAAAAATCTACCTGTTAGATGTTATACTTATGTATCAACTTTAACTTACTTATTAGAAGTAGCTGACCAACTCCACAAAGAAGTAATCATTTTAGATAGACCTCACCCATATGGAATTTGGAAGCCCATGGGTGGTTTCTTACAAGAAGAATATCGAAGTTTTGTTGGCGAAGCTCCTGTTCCATTTCTTTATAATCTAACTCCAGCTGAATACAGTATTTTCCTCACGAAATACAAACTAAAAAACCTAAAACTAAAAATCATCAAAATGGAGTACTTTGATCCCAAAGATACTCAATGGGTTTTGGGCAACATCTGGATTAATCCTTCTCCTAATATTCCAGACTTAGAAACTGCTCTCATATACCCAGGTCTTGTATTTTTTGAGGGAACACCCTTGAGTGTTGGTAGAGGAACGACAAAACCTTTTATTTACTCAGGAGCTCCTTGGTTAAATCACAAAGAAGTGATTCAAGAGCTTCAAAAACTTTCGTTAAAAGGTATCAAAGTTGGATTAGTGGAATTTCGACCCACCTACTCTGTCTATAAAGGTGAACTATGCAAAGGGATTCAAATCCATCCAATTTCTAAAGAACTAAATCCTTTAGAAATTGGTTATGAATACATGAGAATAATTCGCAAATTACATCCTGATAAATTCTATTTTAAGCAATCCCAAGAACAATTTTTTATAGACAAGTTATGGGGTTCTGATCTGTATCGAAAATCCATCGAACATGACTTAAACTATAAAGAATTTGAAAACCTTTGGAAATCCGAAAGCTTAGTATTTGAAGATTTGATAAAAGATATTTTGATTTATCGATAA
- a CDS encoding PaaI family thioesterase: MDYFYKIHSVSKRSKTKSFGSGSDNPCGLNLKLSFDEDSKTAYGEFVADERFEGEPGEIHPGILTAILDEAMIKINESMNFDTTTGEINVRFLMSARIGESLYIRGWFIKKNRKVIENRAEVENEIGKIVARAKGKYIEREE, encoded by the coding sequence ATGGATTATTTTTATAAAATTCATTCCGTGTCAAAAAGAAGTAAAACAAAGAGTTTTGGTAGTGGTTCAGATAATCCGTGTGGCTTAAATTTGAAATTGAGTTTTGATGAAGATAGTAAAACAGCATATGGTGAGTTCGTAGCAGATGAACGTTTCGAAGGAGAACCAGGAGAAATCCATCCAGGGATTCTTACTGCCATACTAGACGAAGCGATGATTAAGATAAATGAATCTATGAATTTTGATACCACAACGGGGGAAATCAATGTTCGATTCTTGATGTCAGCAAGAATTGGAGAGAGCTTATACATACGTGGCTGGTTCATCAAGAAAAATCGAAAAGTAATAGAAAATCGAGCTGAGGTGGAAAACGAAATTGGAAAGATTGTCGCTCGTGCAAAAGGAAAATACATCGAAAGAGAGGAATAG
- a CDS encoding haloacid dehalogenase-like hydrolase: MKKTNGYAIFDLDYTILPYDTMFLFANYILKKERWRMFYLILIFPLLPLALLGLISTKTMKEFFLSFLWGISKEKLETYSKEFVENEVLPKVSPEILKEIQLHAKEKVLILNTAAPDFYVKFIGKYLEFDMVISTHVEFSKKWGFPKIIGKNNKSTVKVENLLSKISDHSIKILSKDSKNPLFSNQLKNSISFSDSYSDLPLLKITEKAKLINPDDLRLLQEAKKNDWEILQYATPFRNKWQKYYISLLQVFGLF, from the coding sequence ATGAAAAAGACAAATGGATATGCCATATTTGATTTAGATTATACCATCCTTCCATACGATACCATGTTTCTTTTTGCCAATTACATTTTGAAAAAAGAACGATGGAGAATGTTTTATTTGATTTTGATATTTCCTCTCCTTCCATTGGCTTTACTGGGATTAATTTCTACAAAAACAATGAAAGAATTTTTCTTGAGTTTTTTATGGGGAATTTCAAAAGAGAAATTAGAAACCTATTCAAAAGAGTTCGTAGAAAATGAGGTTCTACCTAAAGTCTCTCCCGAAATCTTGAAGGAAATTCAACTTCATGCCAAAGAAAAGGTTTTGATTCTGAATACAGCAGCTCCAGATTTCTACGTTAAATTCATTGGAAAATATTTAGAATTTGACATGGTAATTTCGACCCACGTTGAGTTCTCAAAAAAATGGGGTTTCCCCAAAATCATAGGCAAAAACAATAAATCAACTGTCAAAGTGGAAAACTTATTATCGAAAATCAGCGATCATTCTATAAAAATCCTTTCAAAGGACTCAAAGAATCCCCTTTTTTCAAACCAATTAAAAAACTCTATTTCCTTTTCGGATAGTTATTCGGATTTACCTCTTTTAAAGATCACAGAAAAAGCAAAACTTATAAATCCCGACGATCTTCGACTCCTACAGGAAGCCAAAAAAAATGATTGGGAAATTTTACAATATGCAACGCCATTTCGAAATAAATGGCAAAAGTATTATATAAGTTTGTTGCAGGTGTTTGGTTTGTTTTAA